In Paractinoplanes brasiliensis, the following proteins share a genomic window:
- a CDS encoding NuoB/complex I 20 kDa subunit family protein gives MGIEEKLPAGILLTSVEKVSNWARKSSFWGATFGLACCAIEMMAAGGPHYDLGRWGMEVFRASPRQADLMIVAGRVSQKMAPVVRQIYDQMPEPRSVISMGVCASSGGMFNNYAIVQGVDHIVPVDIYLPGCPPRPEMLIDAILKMREKVMAAPLGPNGKKMLEARKAEGKVPIVAPGAMPSSYRVDKARRAEWTQAVKEGREEQLRIENWMKLQPHLREGGK, from the coding sequence ATGGGTATCGAAGAGAAACTCCCTGCGGGGATCCTGCTCACCTCCGTCGAGAAGGTCTCGAACTGGGCGCGTAAGTCCTCGTTCTGGGGTGCCACGTTCGGCCTGGCCTGCTGCGCGATCGAGATGATGGCGGCCGGCGGCCCGCACTACGACCTGGGCCGCTGGGGCATGGAGGTCTTCCGCGCCTCGCCCCGGCAGGCCGACCTGATGATCGTCGCGGGCCGGGTGAGCCAGAAGATGGCGCCCGTCGTCCGCCAGATCTACGACCAGATGCCCGAGCCGCGCTCGGTGATCTCGATGGGCGTCTGCGCCTCGTCCGGCGGCATGTTCAACAACTACGCGATCGTCCAGGGTGTGGACCACATCGTCCCGGTCGACATCTATCTGCCCGGCTGCCCGCCGCGGCCCGAGATGCTGATCGACGCGATCCTCAAGATGCGCGAGAAGGTCATGGCCGCCCCGCTCGGCCCGAACGGCAAGAAGATGCTGGAGGCCCGCAAGGCCGAGGGCAAGGTGCCGATCGTCGCGCCGGGCGCGATGCCGTCGTCGTACCGGGTGGACAAGGCCCGGCGTGCGGAGTGGACCCAGGCGGTCAAGGAAGGCCGCGAGGAGCAGCTGCGCATCGAGAACTGGATGAAGTTGCAGCCGCACCTGCGGGAAGGTGGCAAGTGA
- the nuoE gene encoding NADH-quinone oxidoreductase subunit NuoE yields the protein MSETTVDFSPAAAPLAEKLLAPALEIIARYPADRSRSALLPLLHLVQTEEGFVSPNGVAFCAEVLGINKAQVGAVATFYTMYKRRPTGEYLVSVCTNTLCNTLGGQQVYDELSEHLGVGHDETTADGQITLEHAECLAACDYAPVVTVNYDFAIDEATPEAAVTLVEQLRNGERPTPSRGARICSLKEMQFQLAGFAEPREGAVADGVAGAPTLRGVTLAQEHGIAVANFNPDAPITKTKPAPREEKHEEGRGKVATVVEKATGAVRAAAGKVEEKVAERRTARSQATDNAGKPVQTTDAKDPETRTAEQRNPTMSTPDKTGDAQAQQPVPSNPAEASGVAGNAAAGDGKPAGDTQRGESIVSEQTAGQKPEGTDPNPGWQNVPRGNEEEK from the coding sequence ATGTCCGAAACCACGGTGGACTTCTCCCCCGCCGCAGCCCCGCTGGCCGAGAAGCTGCTGGCCCCGGCGCTCGAGATCATTGCCCGTTACCCGGCCGACCGCAGCCGGTCGGCGCTGCTGCCGCTGCTGCACCTCGTACAGACCGAAGAGGGGTTCGTCAGCCCGAACGGGGTGGCCTTCTGCGCCGAGGTCCTGGGCATCAACAAGGCCCAGGTCGGCGCGGTCGCCACGTTCTACACCATGTACAAGCGCCGGCCGACGGGCGAATACCTGGTCAGCGTCTGCACCAACACGCTGTGCAACACGCTGGGCGGCCAGCAGGTCTACGACGAGCTCTCCGAGCACCTCGGGGTCGGGCACGACGAGACCACGGCCGACGGCCAGATCACGCTTGAGCACGCCGAGTGCCTGGCCGCCTGTGACTACGCACCGGTCGTGACGGTCAACTACGACTTCGCGATCGACGAGGCCACCCCGGAAGCGGCGGTGACCCTGGTCGAGCAGCTTCGCAACGGCGAGCGGCCCACCCCGAGCCGGGGCGCGCGCATCTGCTCGCTCAAGGAGATGCAGTTCCAGCTGGCCGGGTTCGCCGAGCCGCGCGAGGGCGCCGTCGCCGACGGTGTGGCGGGAGCGCCGACCCTGCGTGGCGTGACGCTGGCCCAGGAACACGGCATCGCGGTCGCGAACTTCAACCCCGACGCTCCGATCACCAAGACCAAGCCGGCCCCGCGCGAGGAAAAGCACGAGGAGGGCCGCGGCAAGGTCGCCACGGTGGTCGAGAAGGCCACCGGAGCCGTCCGTGCCGCCGCCGGGAAGGTCGAGGAGAAGGTCGCCGAGCGGCGTACGGCCCGATCGCAGGCCACCGACAACGCGGGCAAGCCGGTGCAGACCACCGACGCCAAAGACCCCGAGACCCGTACGGCCGAGCAGCGTAACCCCACGATGAGCACGCCCGACAAGACGGGGGACGCGCAGGCTCAGCAGCCCGTGCCGAGCAACCCGGCCGAGGCGTCCGGGGTCGCGGGGAACGCCGCGGCGGGCGACGGCAAGCCGGCCGGAGACACGCAGCGCGGCGAGAGCATCGTCAGCGAGCAGACGGCCGGGCAGAAGCCGGAAGGCACCGACCCCAACCCGGGATGGCAGAACGTGCCGCGCGGTAACGAGGAGGAGAAGTGA
- a CDS encoding NADH-quinone oxidoreductase subunit G, which yields MTDVAKQTDTVTLTIDGIEVTAEKGELVIRVAERMGIAIPRFCDHPLLAPAGACRQCLVEVEGQRKPVASCTQTVAEGMVVKTQLTSPVAAKAQGGVMELLLANHPLDCPTCDKGGECPLQNQAMSNGRADSRFKEHKREYEKPIHISSQVLLDRERCILCQRCTRFSEEIAGDKFIDLMDRSSGEQINVYRDDFFGGEGTGDGQVGEGEGDVPFNSYFSGNTIQICPVGALTGEQYRFRARPFDLVSTPTACEHCAAGCSMRADHRRGKVLRRLAGDDPAVNEEWNCDKGRWGFQYQVANDRILNPLLRDPETGELREVSWSEALLAAAEGLAAAKGKGVGVLTGGRLTVEDAYAYAKFARVALGTNDIDFRARPLSAEEADFLAASVAGVSDVTYADVENAPSAVIVGLEPEEECPILFLRLRKAHSRKKLQVTAVAPFLSRGFEKLGATLVEAVPGDEARLLADDPALVAALSVPGALLFVGERLATVPGGLSAAAALAARTGARLAWVPRRAGDRGAVDAGCLPNLLPGGRPVADPAARAELSLAWDVEAGALPSKPGRDTDAIIAAAAAGELGGLLVAGVDPADLSDPRLAEQALDNAGFVVSLEIRHSAVTRRADVVFPVAPAAEKSGTYLNWEGRLRSFGTVLPSTTMTDGRVLEAIAALTDVPLATGDVMAIRRELGAMPVSKSVRPAVPTVAAVALPALGEHEAVLATWRHAIDQGSLLEGDTALAGTARPPVARIGKALAESLGVVDGDAVTVGTDRGAITLPAAITDLPSGVVWLPTNSPGSTVGRSLGVTAGAVVRLSAGRSGPILASSSEVNP from the coding sequence ATGACGGACGTGGCCAAGCAGACTGACACCGTCACGCTCACCATCGACGGCATCGAGGTCACCGCTGAGAAGGGCGAGCTGGTCATCCGGGTCGCCGAGCGGATGGGCATCGCGATTCCCCGGTTCTGCGACCACCCGCTGCTCGCGCCGGCCGGCGCCTGCCGCCAGTGCCTGGTCGAGGTCGAGGGCCAGCGCAAGCCGGTCGCCTCGTGCACCCAGACGGTGGCCGAGGGCATGGTGGTCAAGACCCAGCTCACCTCGCCGGTGGCCGCCAAGGCCCAGGGCGGCGTGATGGAGCTGCTGCTCGCGAACCACCCGCTGGACTGCCCGACCTGCGACAAGGGCGGCGAGTGCCCCCTGCAGAACCAGGCGATGAGCAACGGGCGGGCCGACTCGCGCTTCAAGGAGCACAAGCGCGAGTACGAGAAGCCGATCCACATCTCCAGCCAGGTGCTGCTCGACCGCGAGCGCTGCATCCTCTGCCAGCGCTGCACGCGGTTCTCCGAGGAGATCGCCGGCGACAAGTTCATCGACCTGATGGACCGCTCGTCCGGTGAGCAGATCAACGTCTACCGCGACGACTTCTTCGGCGGCGAGGGCACCGGCGACGGCCAGGTCGGCGAGGGCGAGGGCGACGTCCCGTTCAACTCGTACTTCTCCGGCAACACGATCCAGATCTGCCCGGTCGGCGCGCTCACCGGCGAGCAGTACAGGTTCCGGGCCCGCCCGTTCGACCTGGTCTCCACGCCGACGGCCTGTGAGCACTGCGCGGCCGGCTGCTCGATGCGGGCCGACCACCGCCGGGGCAAGGTGCTGCGCCGCCTGGCCGGTGACGACCCGGCGGTGAACGAGGAGTGGAACTGCGACAAGGGCCGCTGGGGCTTCCAATACCAAGTGGCCAACGACCGGATCCTGAACCCGCTGCTGCGCGACCCCGAGACCGGTGAGCTGCGCGAGGTGTCCTGGAGCGAGGCCCTGCTGGCGGCGGCCGAGGGCCTGGCCGCGGCCAAGGGCAAGGGCGTCGGGGTGCTGACCGGTGGCCGGCTCACGGTGGAGGACGCGTACGCGTACGCGAAGTTCGCCCGGGTCGCCCTCGGCACCAACGACATCGACTTCCGCGCCCGGCCGCTGAGCGCCGAGGAGGCCGACTTCCTGGCCGCCTCGGTCGCCGGAGTTTCCGACGTCACGTACGCCGACGTCGAGAACGCCCCGTCGGCCGTGATCGTGGGGCTCGAGCCGGAAGAGGAGTGCCCGATCCTCTTCCTGCGGCTCCGCAAGGCCCACAGCCGCAAGAAGCTGCAGGTCACCGCGGTCGCGCCGTTCTTGTCGCGGGGATTCGAGAAGCTCGGCGCCACGCTGGTCGAGGCGGTGCCCGGTGACGAGGCCCGGCTGCTGGCCGACGATCCCGCGCTGGTCGCCGCGCTGTCGGTCCCCGGCGCCCTGCTGTTCGTCGGCGAGCGTCTGGCCACCGTGCCCGGTGGGCTGTCGGCCGCTGCCGCCCTGGCCGCCCGTACGGGCGCCCGCCTCGCGTGGGTGCCCCGCCGGGCCGGTGACCGCGGCGCGGTCGATGCCGGCTGCCTGCCAAACCTGCTGCCCGGTGGTCGTCCGGTGGCCGACCCGGCGGCGCGGGCTGAGCTCTCGCTGGCCTGGGACGTCGAGGCCGGAGCGCTGCCGAGCAAGCCGGGCCGCGACACCGACGCGATCATCGCGGCGGCTGCCGCGGGCGAGCTCGGCGGCCTGCTGGTCGCCGGCGTCGACCCGGCCGACCTTTCCGACCCGCGGCTGGCCGAGCAGGCGCTCGACAACGCCGGCTTCGTGGTCAGCCTCGAGATCCGGCACAGCGCGGTCACCCGCCGCGCCGACGTGGTGTTCCCGGTCGCCCCGGCGGCCGAGAAGTCCGGCACCTACCTGAACTGGGAGGGCCGGCTGCGGTCCTTCGGCACGGTCCTGCCGAGCACGACGATGACCGACGGCCGCGTGCTCGAGGCCATCGCCGCGCTGACCGATGTCCCGCTGGCCACGGGCGACGTGATGGCGATCCGCCGCGAGCTGGGCGCGATGCCGGTCAGCAAGTCGGTCCGCCCGGCAGTCCCCACGGTCGCGGCGGTGGCGCTGCCGGCGCTCGGCGAGCACGAGGCCGTGCTGGCCACCTGGCGCCACGCGATCGACCAGGGCTCGCTGCTCGAGGGTGACACGGCGCTGGCCGGCACCGCCCGGCCGCCGGTCGCGCGGATCGGCAAGGCGCTGGCCGAGTCGCTCGGCGTGGTCGACGGCGACGCGGTCACCGTCGGCACCGACCGTGGCGCGATCACCCTGCCGGCCGCCATCACCGACCTGCCGTCCGGCGTCGTGTGGCTGCCCACCAACTCGCCCGGCTCGACCGTCGGTCGCAGCCTCGGCGTCACCGCGGGTGCGGTTGTCCGGCTCTCGGCCGGCCGCAGCGGCCCGATCCTCGCGTCCTCGTCGGAGGTCAACCCATGA
- the nuoI gene encoding NADH-quinone oxidoreductase subunit NuoI — protein sequence MGTFTGSFKGFGVTFAHMFRKVITTDYPFSPPTPAPRYHGRHILNRHPDGLEKCIGCELCAWACPADAIYVEGANNTDEQRFSPGERYAGIYQINYARCIFCGLCIEACPTRSLTMSNEYELARDSRQDLIFTKKELLAPLLPGMEQPPHPMRLGETDKDYYVGALTNPGTSAGAERAPWSDAGTEDAASTAGAADARAETAGTLHNPGKSAKEAV from the coding sequence GTGGGTACGTTCACCGGCTCCTTCAAGGGCTTCGGGGTGACCTTCGCGCACATGTTCCGCAAGGTCATCACGACCGACTATCCGTTCTCGCCGCCCACACCGGCGCCGCGCTACCACGGGCGGCACATCCTCAACCGGCACCCGGACGGCCTGGAGAAGTGCATCGGCTGCGAGCTCTGCGCCTGGGCCTGCCCGGCCGACGCGATCTACGTCGAGGGTGCGAACAACACCGATGAGCAGCGGTTCTCGCCGGGTGAGCGCTACGCCGGGATCTACCAGATCAACTACGCCCGTTGCATCTTCTGCGGGCTCTGCATCGAGGCCTGCCCGACCCGTTCGCTGACCATGAGCAACGAGTACGAGCTGGCCCGCGACAGCCGGCAGGACCTGATCTTCACGAAGAAGGAACTTCTGGCCCCGCTGCTGCCCGGCATGGAGCAGCCGCCGCACCCGATGCGCCTGGGCGAGACCGACAAGGACTACTACGTCGGTGCTCTCACCAACCCGGGCACCTCGGCCGGAGCGGAGCGGGCGCCGTGGTCGGACGCGGGCACGGAGGACGCGGCGTCCACCGCCGGCGCCGCCGACGCCCGTGCCGAGACCGCGGGCACGCTGCACAACCCGGGCAAGAGCGCGAAGGAGGCCGTGTGA
- a CDS encoding NADH-quinone oxidoreductase subunit A codes for MTINPYVPIVGLLILGALFALFSVSIAPIVGPHRYNRAKLDAYECGIEPAPQPVGGGRFPVKFYLTAMLFIIFDIETIFLYPWAVSFGALGLFGFVEMVLFIVTVFIAYTYVWRRGGLNWD; via the coding sequence ATGACGATCAACCCATATGTCCCGATCGTCGGGTTACTGATCCTCGGCGCGCTCTTCGCGTTGTTCTCGGTGTCGATCGCGCCGATCGTCGGCCCGCATCGCTACAACCGCGCCAAACTCGACGCGTACGAGTGCGGCATCGAGCCGGCGCCGCAGCCGGTCGGTGGCGGGCGGTTCCCGGTGAAGTTCTACCTCACCGCGATGCTCTTCATCATCTTCGACATCGAGACCATCTTCCTGTACCCGTGGGCCGTCTCCTTCGGGGCGCTCGGCCTGTTCGGGTTCGTCGAGATGGTCCTCTTCATCGTCACCGTCTTCATCGCCTACACGTACGTGTGGCGGCGTGGCGGACTCAACTGGGACTGA
- the nuoF gene encoding NADH-quinone oxidoreductase subunit NuoF produces MTQPRREVLQKLTPVLTKRWLSPDAWKIGTYERLDGYAALRKALDVHPDDLIQLIKDSGLRGRGGAGFPTGLKWGFIPQGDGKPHYLVINADEGEPGTCKDLPLMTYDPHSLIEGAIIASYAIRANRAFIYIRGEAVHAARRLRNAVEEAKAKGYLGTNILGSGFDLELVVHSGAGAYICGEETALLDSLEGFRGQPRLRPPFPAIAGLYASPTVVNNVGTIASVPYIVLGGADWWKSMGTEKSSGPMIYSLSGRIANPGQYECGLGITLRELIELAGGMKPGHNLKFWTPGGSSTPLLTAEHIDTPMDFEGVAAAGSILGTTAMQIFSDQDCPVYSTWRWLEFYHHESCGKCTPCREGNYWMVRTYRRILSGEGTYADLDTLQDTADNIFGRSFCGLGDGAATPVVSTLKYFRQDYLDYIEGRTAPRLSGKALVGAH; encoded by the coding sequence GTGACTCAGCCACGGCGTGAGGTTCTGCAGAAGCTGACTCCGGTCCTCACCAAGCGCTGGCTCTCGCCGGACGCCTGGAAGATCGGCACGTACGAGCGGCTCGACGGCTACGCTGCCCTCCGCAAGGCCCTCGACGTCCACCCCGACGACCTGATCCAGCTGATCAAGGACTCGGGTCTGCGCGGTCGCGGCGGCGCGGGCTTCCCGACCGGCCTGAAGTGGGGCTTCATCCCGCAGGGCGACGGCAAGCCGCACTACCTCGTGATCAACGCGGACGAGGGTGAGCCGGGCACCTGCAAGGACCTGCCCCTGATGACGTACGACCCGCACTCGCTGATCGAAGGCGCGATCATCGCCTCGTACGCGATCCGCGCGAACCGGGCGTTCATCTACATCCGCGGCGAGGCCGTCCACGCCGCGCGCCGCCTGCGCAACGCGGTCGAGGAGGCGAAGGCCAAGGGCTATCTCGGCACGAACATCCTCGGCTCGGGCTTCGACCTGGAACTGGTCGTGCACAGCGGCGCCGGCGCGTACATCTGCGGCGAGGAGACGGCGCTGCTCGACTCGCTGGAGGGCTTCCGCGGCCAGCCCCGGCTCCGCCCGCCCTTCCCGGCCATCGCGGGCCTGTACGCCAGCCCCACGGTGGTCAACAACGTCGGCACCATCGCGAGCGTGCCGTACATCGTGCTCGGCGGCGCCGACTGGTGGAAGAGCATGGGCACGGAGAAGTCGTCCGGCCCGATGATCTATTCGCTCTCCGGCCGCATCGCCAACCCCGGCCAGTACGAATGCGGCCTCGGCATCACGCTGCGCGAGCTGATCGAGCTGGCCGGTGGGATGAAGCCCGGCCACAACCTGAAGTTCTGGACCCCGGGCGGATCGTCCACCCCGCTGCTCACGGCCGAGCACATCGACACCCCGATGGACTTCGAGGGCGTGGCCGCGGCCGGGTCGATCCTGGGCACCACCGCGATGCAGATCTTCAGCGACCAGGACTGCCCGGTCTACTCGACGTGGCGGTGGCTGGAGTTCTACCACCACGAGTCGTGCGGCAAGTGCACCCCGTGCCGCGAGGGCAACTACTGGATGGTGCGGACCTATCGCCGGATCCTCTCCGGCGAGGGCACGTACGCCGACCTCGACACCCTGCAGGACACCGCCGACAACATCTTCGGCCGCTCGTTCTGCGGTCTCGGTGACGGCGCCGCGACACCGGTGGTGTCGACGCTCAAGTACTTCCGCCAGGACTACCTGGACTACATCGAGGGCCGGACAGCTCCGCGGCTGTCCGGCAAGGCCCTGGTTGGAGCGCACTGA
- the nuoH gene encoding NADH-quinone oxidoreductase subunit NuoH, with translation MNTSILAANAVDPTLQTFENDVWWITLIKLLGLFVLLLLLTLFTINYERKVVARMAVRPGPNQVGPKGWLQSLTDGVKLPFKEEIIPKTADKVVYFIAPVISATVAFTAFSVIPFGGVVNMFGHQTALQLTDVPVSVLVLLACSSMAVYGVVLAGWASGSTYPLLGGLRSSAQMISYEVAMGLSIVAVFMTAGSMSTSQIVAAQAHGNPVNLFGWEVTTPSWYAVLLLPSFVIYCIAAVGETNRAPFDLPEAESELVGGFHTEYSSFKFALFFLAEYINMITVSAFATTLFLGGWRAPWPITWFWEGANSGYFALIWFFAKVLLLLFGFIWLRATLPRMRYDQFMRFGWKVLIPVNLVWILFLSYVKVANNELSQQAKWFSIVGIVVVVLLIAMLWPAARKPRQLSIEEELASRPPGSFPVPPMDLQVPPSPRARRAVAERTPATVGSPEENKEV, from the coding sequence ATGAACACGTCGATTCTCGCGGCGAACGCCGTGGACCCGACGCTGCAGACGTTCGAGAACGACGTCTGGTGGATCACGCTGATCAAGCTGCTCGGCCTTTTCGTCCTGCTGCTCCTGCTGACGCTCTTCACGATCAACTATGAGCGCAAGGTAGTGGCCCGGATGGCGGTACGGCCCGGCCCCAACCAGGTCGGGCCCAAGGGCTGGCTGCAGAGCCTCACGGACGGCGTCAAGCTGCCGTTCAAGGAGGAGATCATCCCGAAGACGGCCGACAAGGTCGTCTACTTCATTGCCCCGGTGATCTCGGCGACGGTCGCCTTCACGGCGTTCTCGGTCATCCCGTTCGGCGGCGTGGTCAACATGTTCGGCCACCAGACCGCGCTGCAGCTCACCGACGTGCCGGTCTCGGTGCTGGTGCTGCTCGCCTGCTCGTCGATGGCGGTCTACGGCGTCGTGCTGGCCGGATGGGCCTCCGGTTCGACCTACCCGTTGCTGGGTGGTCTGCGGTCGAGCGCCCAGATGATCTCGTACGAGGTCGCCATGGGTCTGTCGATCGTGGCGGTCTTCATGACGGCCGGCTCGATGAGCACCTCGCAGATCGTCGCCGCCCAGGCCCACGGCAACCCGGTCAACCTCTTCGGCTGGGAGGTGACGACTCCGAGCTGGTACGCGGTCCTGCTGCTGCCCAGCTTCGTCATCTACTGCATCGCGGCAGTCGGCGAGACCAACCGCGCCCCGTTCGACCTGCCCGAGGCGGAGTCCGAGCTGGTCGGCGGCTTCCACACCGAGTACTCGTCGTTCAAGTTCGCGCTGTTCTTCCTGGCCGAGTACATCAACATGATCACCGTCTCGGCGTTCGCCACCACGCTGTTCCTCGGCGGCTGGCGGGCCCCGTGGCCGATCACGTGGTTCTGGGAGGGCGCTAACTCCGGCTACTTCGCGTTGATCTGGTTCTTCGCCAAGGTGCTGCTGCTGCTCTTCGGCTTCATCTGGCTGCGGGCGACCCTGCCCCGGATGCGCTACGACCAGTTCATGCGGTTCGGGTGGAAGGTCCTCATCCCGGTCAACCTGGTGTGGATCCTGTTCCTGAGCTACGTCAAGGTCGCCAACAACGAGCTGTCGCAGCAGGCCAAGTGGTTCTCGATCGTCGGCATCGTGGTCGTGGTCCTGCTGATCGCCATGCTCTGGCCGGCCGCGCGCAAGCCGAGGCAGCTCTCCATCGAGGAGGAGCTGGCGTCCAGACCGCCGGGCAGTTTCCCGGTGCCACCGATGGACCTGCAGGTTCCGCCCAGTCCACGTGCCCGCCGGGCAGTGGCCGAACGCACTCCGGCCACGGTCGGGTCTCCTGAAGAAAACAAGGAGGTGTGA
- a CDS encoding NADH-quinone oxidoreductase subunit C: MSTQPESDGGVPATQRAGANIDAPAQTPPSPHKGMFGVQGTGDVSGFGGLARRTPTVAGSEPPFGGYFDEVHDSLQEAYPGFSDAILKVVVDRDELTLHVKPERIAEVCLIMRDDEALRFELCSSVDGVDYLGSDPARFHISYQLTSMTYRRRVRLEVAVPEGVPVPSVTSVYPTADWQEREAYDMFGVVFTGHPNLTRILMPDDWEGHPQRKDYPLGGVPVEYKGAQIPPPDQRRVYQ, translated from the coding sequence GTGAGTACCCAGCCCGAGTCCGACGGCGGCGTGCCGGCCACTCAGCGCGCCGGCGCGAACATCGACGCGCCGGCGCAGACCCCGCCCAGCCCTCACAAGGGCATGTTCGGCGTCCAGGGCACCGGTGACGTCTCCGGTTTCGGTGGCCTGGCCCGCCGCACTCCGACCGTCGCGGGCAGCGAGCCGCCGTTCGGCGGCTACTTCGACGAGGTGCACGACTCGCTGCAGGAGGCGTACCCGGGGTTCTCCGACGCGATCCTCAAGGTCGTCGTCGACCGGGACGAGCTGACCCTGCACGTCAAGCCGGAGCGCATCGCCGAGGTCTGCCTGATCATGCGCGACGACGAGGCGCTGCGCTTCGAGCTCTGCTCCTCGGTCGACGGCGTGGACTACCTGGGCAGCGACCCGGCGCGGTTCCACATCTCCTACCAGCTGACGTCGATGACCTATCGTCGCCGCGTACGGCTGGAGGTCGCCGTGCCCGAGGGCGTGCCGGTGCCGTCGGTGACCAGCGTCTACCCGACCGCCGACTGGCAGGAACGGGAGGCGTACGACATGTTCGGTGTCGTCTTCACCGGTCACCCCAACCTCACCCGGATCCTCATGCCGGACGACTGGGAGGGGCACCCCCAGCGCAAGGACTACCCGCTCGGCGGCGTGCCCGTCGAGTACAAGGGCGCCCAGATTCCGCCTCCTGACCAGCGGAGGGTCTACCAATGA
- a CDS encoding NADH-quinone oxidoreductase subunit D, producing MTQSGYASERETTEGRVFTVTGGDWDTITNSVDPLSNEKIVVNMGPQHPSTHGVLRLVLELEGETVTEVRPVVGYLHTGIEKNLEYRNWTQGVTFVTRMDYLANMFNEAGYCLAVEKLLGITDEITERATTIRVMFMELQRIASHLVWLGTTGLELGAISMMLYGFREREYILDIFEETSGLRMNNGYIRPGGLSQDLPESAIKKIRDFLKYLPKKLKEYEAMLSGQVIWHERTQGVAVLDVTGCLSLGITGPVLRSAGLAWDLRKTMPYCGYETYEFDVPTATTADVWGRYQVRLAEIRESLKIIEQALDRLRPGPIWISDKKIAWPSQLALGVDGLGNSLEHVAKIMGQSMEALIHHFKLVTEGFRVPPGQVYVGIEHPRGELGVHAVSDGGTHPYRVHYRDPSFVNLQAIPAMAEGALLADVIAGGASLDPVMGGCDR from the coding sequence ATGACACAGTCCGGATACGCGAGCGAGCGCGAGACCACCGAGGGCCGCGTCTTCACGGTCACCGGTGGCGACTGGGACACGATCACCAACTCGGTCGACCCGCTCAGCAACGAGAAGATCGTCGTCAACATGGGCCCGCAGCACCCGTCGACGCACGGCGTGCTCCGGCTCGTGCTCGAGCTCGAGGGCGAGACGGTCACCGAGGTGCGGCCGGTCGTGGGCTACCTGCACACGGGCATCGAGAAGAACCTGGAGTACCGCAACTGGACCCAGGGCGTCACGTTCGTGACCCGCATGGACTACCTGGCCAACATGTTCAACGAGGCGGGCTACTGCCTGGCCGTCGAGAAGCTGCTCGGTATCACCGACGAGATCACCGAGCGCGCCACCACCATCCGCGTCATGTTCATGGAGTTGCAGCGGATCGCGTCGCACCTGGTCTGGCTCGGGACGACGGGTTTGGAGCTCGGCGCCATCTCGATGATGCTGTACGGCTTCCGCGAGCGGGAGTACATCCTCGACATCTTCGAGGAGACCTCCGGCCTGCGGATGAACAACGGGTACATCCGGCCGGGCGGCCTCTCGCAGGACCTCCCGGAGTCCGCGATCAAGAAGATCCGCGACTTCCTCAAGTACCTGCCGAAGAAGCTCAAGGAATACGAGGCCATGCTCTCCGGCCAGGTCATCTGGCATGAGCGCACTCAGGGCGTCGCGGTGCTCGACGTCACGGGTTGCCTGTCGCTGGGCATCACCGGCCCGGTGCTCCGCTCGGCCGGCCTGGCCTGGGACCTGCGCAAGACCATGCCGTACTGCGGTTACGAGACCTACGAGTTCGACGTGCCGACGGCGACGACCGCGGACGTCTGGGGTCGCTACCAGGTCCGGCTGGCCGAGATCCGCGAGTCGCTCAAGATCATTGAGCAGGCCTTGGACCGGCTGCGCCCGGGGCCGATCTGGATCTCCGACAAGAAGATCGCGTGGCCCTCACAGCTCGCCCTCGGTGTCGACGGCCTCGGCAACTCGCTGGAGCACGTCGCCAAGATCATGGGCCAGTCCATGGAGGCCCTGATCCACCACTTCAAGCTGGTGACCGAGGGCTTCCGGGTCCCGCCCGGCCAGGTCTACGTCGGCATCGAGCACCCGCGCGGTGAACTTGGTGTCCACGCGGTCTCGGACGGCGGCACCCACCCGTATCGGGTGCACTACCGCGACCCGAGCTTCGTGAACCTCCAGGCCATCCCCGCGATGGCCGAAGGCGCGCTGCTGGCCGACGTGATCGCCGGCGGCGCCTCCCTGGACCCCGTGATGGGTGGGTGTGACCGCTAA